A genomic window from Triticum urartu cultivar G1812 chromosome 7, Tu2.1, whole genome shotgun sequence includes:
- the LOC125525003 gene encoding protein RADIALIS-like 4, translating to MSSSWTFKQNKVFEVALNKYDRDAPDFFQNVAREVGDGKSVEDVKKHLAELVKDVDEIHTNGAGGSSNNNQGGSSRGGSSDGQRPWYLKTQ from the exons ATGAGTTCATCGTGGACATTCAAGCAGAACAAGGTGTTCGAGGTGGCGCTAAACAAGTACGACAGGGACGCGCCGGACTTCTTCCAGAACGTGGCGCGGGAAGTTGGCGACGGCAAGTCGGTGGAGGATGTGAAGAAGCACCTTGCAGAGCTGGTAAAAGACGTGGACGAGATTCATACAAACGGTGCCGGcggcagcagcaacaacaaccaAGGCGGTTCCAGCCGCGGTGGCAGCAGCGACGGGCAGAG GCCATGGTACCTCAAGACCCAGTGA